The Alphaproteobacteria bacterium DNA window ATCCTCAAAATGCTGAAACAAAACATCCGTTGTTGCAAATTCAAAATTATAGGCTGAAAATTCTTGCTCATTGCGCAAGAATACATCTGCGTAAGTCACACCATGGTCATTGAAAGCCAGATCATGGAATCGTTCTTTATTTTGAATATACATGGCCAGCCTCTCAAGTCCATAGGTGAGCTCGAACGACACCGGGCTACATTCAAGGCCGCCCACTTGCTGAAAGTAGGTAAATTGCGTAATCTCCATTCCATCGCACCAGACTTCCCAACCAAGCCCCCAAGCACCGAGCGTCGGGCTTTCCCAGTCGTCTTCCACAAAACGAATATCATGCTGCAAAGGATCAATGCCGATTGCCTTGAGACTTTCTAAATAGAGCTCCTGACAATTGGCCGGAGATGGCTTCATAATGACTTGAAACTGGTAGTAGTGTTGAAGGCGATTCGGGTTCTCACCATAGCGGCCATCTTTTGGACGACGTGATGGCTGAACATAGGC harbors:
- a CDS encoding glycine--tRNA ligase subunit alpha — translated: MTQQKPLSFQDLILTLQHFWSKQGCVILQPYDCEMGAGTFHPATTLRAVGSKPWNAAYVQPSRRPKDGRYGENPNRLQHYYQFQVIMKPSPANCQELYLESLKAIGIDPLQHDIRFVEDDWESPTLGAWGLGWEVWCDGMEITQFTYFQQVGGLECSPVSFELTYGLERLAMYIQNKERFHDLAFNDHGVTYADVFLRNEQEFSAYNFEFATTDVLFQHFEDAERECQMLIDQKLALPAYDQCIKASHCFNLLDARGVISVLERASYIGRVRALAKMCCEVWDAPNVKESA